GCGGCCCGCTCGCGACCCGCCAGCTCGGGAGGAAGCTCCCAGCGCATGGTCACCCGCACCCTCCCCGGTGCCGCGCGCCCGGCTTCCTCGAGCCAGAGGTGCGCGGGCCGCCGCAGGCCGTAGAGCAGGATGGGAGCCCGGACCTGCCGCGCGATCCACGGCGTGCTGGGGTCTTCGGCGTTGAGGACCGCGCCCAGGGAGGGGCTGCCCCCTTGCCGGCCTGCCTCGGTGAAGAGGCGGAGCTTCGCCGCGCGGTAGCGCTCGAAGTCGCCGTGGAAGTCCAGGTGGTCGCGGCGGATCTGGGAGAGGACCGCCACGTCGACCGGCGTCCCCTCCAGCCGGTGGAGAGCCAGGCCGTGCGACGAGGCTTCGAGGCTGGCCCACCGGTCGCCCAGCGCCACCGCCTCCGCCAGCAGCTCCTGGAGGTCGGCGCTCTCGGGGGTGGTCATGCCGGGCCCGCGCAGGCGGTGTCCGCCTACCCAGGCCCCGAGGGTGCCGACGACGGCGGTGGGCTCGCCCGCCGCCCGGGCACAGGCGGCGAAGAGGTGGGCGATCGTGGTCTTCCCGTTGGTGCCGGTGACCGCAGCCACGCGGAGATGGCGCGCCGGCCCGCCCCAGTAGGCGGCCGCCAGACGCCCCAGCGCCGCCCGGGTGTCCCGCACCCGGAGCTGGGGGAGGGGCAACGGCAGGAAGTGATCCACCAGGAGGGCGACGGCGCCGTGCTCCATCGCCTCGCGGGCGTACTCGTGGCCGTCCGCCCGCAGGCCCCGCAGGCAGGCGAAGAGTGTCCCCGGACCGGCCAGCCGGGAGTCGTAGCCGATCTGTCGTACCGGC
The nucleotide sequence above comes from Bacillota bacterium. Encoded proteins:
- a CDS encoding UDP-N-acetylmuramoyl-L-alanyl-D-glutamate--2,6-diaminopimelate ligase, which encodes MQHLLPLGQLARAVAADLQGDPLTPVRQIGYDSRLAGPGTLFACLRGLRADGHEYAREAMEHGAVALLVDHFLPLPLPQLRVRDTRAALGRLAAAYWGGPARHLRVAAVTGTNGKTTIAHLFAACARAAGEPTAVVGTLGAWVGGHRLRGPGMTTPESADLQELLAEAVALGDRWASLEASSHGLALHRLEGTPVDVAVLSQIRRDHLDFHGDFERYRAAKLRLFTEAGRQGGSPSLGAVLNAEDPSTPWIARQVRAPILLYGLRRPAHLWLEEAGRAAPGRVRVTMRWELPPELAGRERAASPRGVLSAEMALPGAFNMANALAAAGAALLAGFPPEAIARALSDVHPLEGRVESVEAGQPFQVLVDFAHNPAALEALLSLEPAGGGRRLIVFGAEGGKDPGKRPLMGRAVAERADFAVITSDNPHHEDPAVIAREIELGFLSVPDYPPYEIILDRREAIRRALEEAQPGDLLFIAGKGHERTLVGADGAVPFQDAEVARELLHELGFAASRPPVSV